In Alkalihalobacillus sp. AL-G, the genomic stretch AAACTGTTGATTTGAAATGTTCGTTTGGGGAAAATAGAAGAAGATAAAGGAAGGTGAATGATAATGGACAATTTTTTGATCTTTTGGGCTCCTCCACTTGTTCTTTTGATTGGAATCGCCATTCTTTTTACCTGGGGTGCCAAAAAATAACTGTATAAAGCAATGGTATTGACACATCCTAATGACAAAAGTGTCGGAAGGGGAATACGTTAATGCCATTACAAACAAAGGATCAGCTTACTCTGCTTGCAGATATATTAAGAACCCACCAACTCGATCAATGTGGTTCTCAGTCAGAATGCCAGCAGTTAGAACGACTTACAAATTCATTACTGCAAAATCCAAGTACTCCCCCCGAATTGAGAGAAACGTTGTCATCCATACATACATACAGTCAGCAAGGCAACCAAGCTGGATCAATTAATGGGCATATACAAGGTCATCAGGGTCACTTGATGCAATGGATGACGACATTAAATTCTTAAAAGAGGAATGACCTGCTTAACTGATTCTAGCTTGAAATAATAAAAATCACCAAAACAATTAAAAATGAGCAAGCTTCACCTCAATAAACACTCGCACATGTTCCAGCTGCTGGTTCATAAAAACAATGATTTTTAAATTGACCAGAAAAAGGTTGACCGAACCATGTCTGAGGACATGGACCGTATGGATTAAAATACCAAAGACCATACTTCGCTGGGTGTTGCCTCCAATAATCCAAATTCTTTCTTGCTAATCTTTTCTCAACAGATCTCGCCCTGTTATAAAATACATTACCCTTTTGAACAGCTTCAAAAGAATAGTTTCCTCCTTGCACTTGATAGATGACTTCTCGGATTGTTCTTACATTTGCAAAATCTAAACAATCCGCTACGCCACGATTAACAATTATATTTCCGACATACAACATTCCTTGTTTCCCTTCACCTTCGGCTTCCGCTCTCATCATCCTAGCCATTAAGTCAACGTCCGCACTTGTATATTTTACTCTTGGCATTTTTTTCACCTCAAAAGTATTGTATGAAAAGAGCCTATTTTAATTTCATTATTTATGTAAAGAAAGAGCGATCTATTAAAAAACTCCCTTACCTTTTAAAATTTTTTTTCATAACTTGAACCCGGTCTTGAATAAAAGAATAAATGAGTCCAGCCAATTGATATTCATTTATTGCCCCCTCGCATATTGAACAAGAGAGACATCAGGAGCTGATATATCTAAGGATTTTGCAGCCAATATCAGGATAAACTGAGCGATAATAACAACTCACTACTCTAACACCATTTTATTAAATGATCGGACCAATAAAATACCCGACAAAGCAGTAAGTAGTATCTGAATTTCAGCCATTTTGAACATTTCGATGTAAAATGGATTTGCTACCCCAAACCAAATGCTCCAGTATAACCTTGGAATAAAGCATACAATCGCTAAGAAAATTGCAGGAATAAACAGCCAATTTACTTTTATATTGCCTTGCATAATATTTCTTAAGGCGTTCCATTCAATCAAAATTCCAAATAAAAATGCCCACAAACTCATTTTTAAAAGAGGAACTTGCGGTTGATACATTTTATCTAGCGCTTTTTGTAGTTCCCAAAAAGTATTAGTCATTAAATAAAGCAACACTAATATTCCTACGACAATAAATATGTAAAAGAATGTCTTTTTGTTGATAATACCACTCCTTAACTATAATATAATTACATTTTAACAAATCATTTCCCCAGTTCGTGGATAAACCCTCTTCTTCAACATAACTGCGCAATAGTTAGATATTAAACAAAAAAAGAGGCTTAGCCCTTCTTAATCTGTACCCCTTGTAAAGGACAATTTTAAAAAAGGCTAGGCTGCGTTAAGAAGATGATCTCTGTATTGAACGGGGGTCATCTTTTTCATATTCCATTGGTATCTATAGGAGTTGTAGTATTTAATGGCAGTTTTTACTTCCCGTTTAAGATCTTTCAGTGTTTTACAGGATTTTATTTCAGCTAAATCTTTGAAATGACCAAAAAAGGATTCCTGTGGGGCGTTGTCCCAACAATTCCCCCTTCTGGACATGGACTGGCCCAGTCGATGTTTCTTCACCAACTTTTGATATACAGGGCTGGTATAATGACTCCCTTGATCAGAATGGATGTAGGCTCCTTTAGCCAGTTTAACCTTCCTATTCTTCTTTAACTTCTTAAGCGTGTCCATAGCGATGTCGAGCGTAATTCGATCCGAAACATTATGGGCCAATACTTCATTGGTAGAGGCATCTATAATGGTTGATAAATAAGCCCTTTCCCCTTTCCCGAAGTAGAGATATGTGATGTCTGTAAGCAGCACCTTATAAGGTACTTCCTGTTTGAACTCTCTGTTAAGCTGGTTCGAAACGACTTTGTGCTCCTGGGTGGCTTTCATAATACGCTTGTAAGGATTCGCTCTCCGGATAGGACATACAATGCCATACTTGTTCATGACTCTCCCGATTCTTTTAAGGTTATAGACAATATTAAATTGACCTGCCAGTATCATTTTAATTTGGCGGGCTCCTTTTTTACGGTTCTTAAAGTGAAAGGCTTTGAGAATAACATCCCGGACAACTTCATCCTTTTTCTCTTTTTCCCTTCTTCGCTTTACTTGTTTCGCTGAAAAATAGTTATAGTAGCCTTGACGAGATACGCCTGCAGATTTACAAAGGTAAGTGATCATGTTTTTTAACTTATATTTCTCAATGATGTATCGAATGAGGACGAACTTCTGATCAGCTGATAAGATCAGTTCTTTTTCTTTAGCCCCCTTTCGGCGAACTTTATCTTTTTTAGCAATTCGTTCTCTGCTTTCAATAAATTATTTTCCGCCTCTAACCTTGCATATTTTTCTTCATTGGAAAGTTCTCTTTTCCTTGGTCTTCCTGATTGTCCTCTTCTTGCATCCTGAAGTCCCAGTGCTCCATTTTTACGATAGGCTTTCCCCCACCTTTCAGCAGAACATTTAATACGTCTAGTTCCAATAATCTCTGTATCAAACCCGTACTCTTCAAAAATCTCTCTAGAGAATTTCCCACGTTCCTTTTGAACAATAAACAGCTGCTTGAATTCATCAGTATAGGTGATGGCTTTTGAAGTAACGGACTTAACATAAGGATTTTTTGATAATAGTTCGATCTCTTTTTTTGTGAAGCATTTTTTACTCATGTGTGTTCTCCCATCCCATTTTTCACTCTAATTGTACACAAAAAGACCCTGCAGAGTAGACCTTTTTTTAATGTGTCTACTCTACAGGGTACAGTTTATCTTAGACAACGCTTCCTTTTCTCGAATATGTGAAAGTCTAAATTCATAACCACAGTTTATATTTCACACCCTGCGAATCAGCATGTGAATTTTAAGGCTTTTTTGGAAAACTGCATAACAGTATAAAACGCAAGAGACTTCGATTTGCGAAATCTCTTGCGTATAAATGTGCGAATTATTTAAGAACCGCTTGACCTGAGGCAGCCCTCTTGTGTGTTCAATGATAGATGTACTGATCCAAATGGGATAGATAATCCACCCAATAATCAGCCTGTTCAATTTGACCGCGATCCATGTGCCAGAAAACAGAATCAATCGTCTGGGCAACAATGTACCAATGCATTCGAACTTGAAGAGGCTTTGTCAATTGAATTCCATAGGAGTGGAGCCATTGTTCCCATTCATGATTCGGGATATACCAGTATAGCAGCATCGCAAGATCAAGAGCGGGATCTGCAATGACAGCCCCATCCCAATCAATCAAAAACAAGTGTTCTTCATCATTCAAAAGCCAATTGTTATGGTTTACATCACCATGACAGACAACATAATTATCGGTATGAACGTTTTGGACATTTGTATTTAAAAAGTGCAAAAATGGTTGTATTTCATTTCGGAACTTATCGTTCTTATCTAGTTTATCTTCAAGTTTAGTTACAACTTCAGCAGGTGTCACCGGATGTTTGCCCAACCGATGCATCATTGAAACGAGCTCCTGTGAACGGTGGATTTTGGATAGTAATTTGGCAACCAAATCCCTACTCATTTCGGCAGCCTTCAATTCACGGCCATCCAACCAGTGTTGTGCGGTGATCACATCGCCATTTTCCAAGCGTTTTGTCCATAGGAGTTTTGGGACTATGCCCTCTGCCGATAAAACAGCAAGGAAAGGTGAAGAATTCCGTTTAAGGAAAATCTTTTCTTCTCCAAATTGAGCGATATACGCTTCACCGGTTGCGCCGCCTGCAGGCTTGACCTGCCAGCCGCTTCCAAGAATATGTTTCAATGTGTTCACCTTCGTTTTCGTCATTCTACCTGTAAAGGGAGGTACAAAAAGAATCAAATGCTGACAAATGTTAATCTGTCTGAACTTATTGCCCCACACTTATAGTATCGACATGATGTAATAAATGCTAAGATGTTTTAGAAAAACAGTACAGATACAATATTTTAACACAGAACCCGATAAATTCGTAGCATAACTCTACGATTATTCAAAATAGGAAAACCCTAGATGATAATTGATCGACTTTGTTTAACCTCAATGTTGACAGGACTTTGACCAATGACCTCTCCATCGGCATGCACAGTGACCGGCCCCATTGTTGATAGTTCAATTTCTTTTCCGGTAAACATCTCAACTTCCTTCAGCTTTGTATGTATTCCGAAAAACACGGTCCCAAATAAGAAAAACAACTTCGAACGGGACAAATTATGTACAATACAAATATTCAGTATCCCATCATTAGGCTTCGCACCGGGGCTGATTTTCATCCCTCCACCGAAGTGCTCAATATTCGTAGTTGTTGCAAACCATACCTCTTCAAATCGGTATTCTCGTCCATCGATTGTAAGGTCCAGGTGAAACGGCTTGTAGGTCATCGCAACTTTTAGAAGCATATAAACATAGGCAAGAGTGCCGAGTCCGAATTTGTTGAATAATCCTTTCGACTTTGATTGATTCGTTTGCTTTGTCACTTCTCCATCAAAGCCTACACCTAGAGAACTGGCGAAATAGCCAGGCTTATGCTTGCGTTTTTCAAGTCGGTACTCGCCAAGGTCATAACGCTTTACGCGAATAGGACGATAGGACAATATTCGATTTAACGCTTTTATTGGCGATTTCGGGATATGATATCCTCTTGCAAAGTCATTTCCAGAGCCTGCTGATATGAACCCTACAGGTACTCGATCATGGTGAACGAGACCGTTGATCACTTCATGGACGGTACCATCTCCTCCGATTGCAATGATCCCTTTCAAATGGTCCTGATGCATGTGTGCCATTTGCTTCGCAAGATCTTCTGCATGACCAGGTCGTTCCGTCAGGAAACTTCGAAAATGAACGTTTTTCCGTTGCAGTTCACGCTTAATCTTTTTCCAAACCTTTGTCCCCCGGCCATTCCCCGCACAAGGATTGATGATGAAAATCAGAAGTTTCTTCATTTTTGTCGGCCACTCTCTTTTCGGTAATCTTTAACCTTTTTCAACAAAATGCACCGTATTTCCTCTATTACTGTATTGAATTTTTATCCTGGAAAACAACTGTCTGATTCAGGCCACATTTCATTGTTGTTTCGTAAAAAATGGCGAATTGACACCAGTGCATTAATCCGACGGTGATGAAAACCACTGCTCTGAATCTGAATCCCACTCAGGACGATGGTACGCTGTAACGATACAATGGTCGAGCATTGCTTTCGCTGCTTTTAGCTGAGTGAATTTTATCGGGCTAGGCTGTCGTTTAAGCCTCGAATGCCATTCCTCGAATGTCCGTCGATCAACGATTTTTATGTACGATGGGACTGAATCGTTGTCTACAAAGCCCTTTTTTGCAACAAGTGTATAATTGATCTTCATGTTTAATTGATCGTGATCGATAACCGTATCTATAAAATAGTTCATTCTTTGGATTGCTGGTACAGGACTAATCAATTGATTTGTATGCTTAGAGCCCTCCACCCTCCAAAAACGTTCGTTCAACCCTGAAACGATACTGTCTCTTTCAAGATCAAGAAAAACGAGACAGTGAATGGAGTCAGGACCGATTAAGATAACTTCAAGTTGTGTGGCTGCTTGTTTTAATTGAACGACCGGTTTATACAAAACAAGGTAGTTATCGGGCAGCTCCGTTAATAGGAACTTCAAATAAGGGTCGGATTGGTTACTCTGTGTCAGAGGTGACTTTTCTCGCAATGTTGAACTCGCCCATTTTAATTGAAATTGATAGAGTTCTCTTTTATACTTTTCTTTTAGTTCTTCAAAATCAGGAAGGCTGTCCATATCATGAATATCCTCGATAAACGGTTTCGACTCGCCAACCTTTTTTTGCCACCACTTTTTCTCTTTCACAGTTTCCTCAGGTTCATTTTGAACTGAAGCTTCATCAGCTCTTCGGTTTTGCCAATTTGTTTTGACCCGTTTCCAGCGATCTCTTTTTAACCGTATGTATTGGCCCGTATAACGAAAGACATCGGACTCATATCTCGATACACAGTCCTCTAATTTAAGTAGTTGTGCCATAGTTTCCTCCAATCTTGAAACAAGCCAAAAAAATAATAGTTAGCTAGTCATTTAATCCTGCAATCCGATAAAACTTCCTGGTCGGTTACGTAAAATGATTTGAACACAGGTCTCTATGACATAAATTCCTTATCAAAGAAGAACTTGAATACCGATTCGTAAATGAACCGCCATTAGTGTTCTTCCTGATCTAGTCTGAATCGGTGCCATGGAACGTACATCGGTTGCTGCTGTGGATGAATCTCATAAAGGATTATTTCATCCACCTTCCAGTCGAGTGATTCAAGGTAATCAGGAGTTGGTAATTCTTTTAGCGATACAGATTGTCCTGCTGCCCCATTCCACCGTTTCCCGATTGTAATATGTGGTCGATACGATCTGTTTTCAATACGAAAGCCTGCAGTACTGCACGCTGCCTCTACATCCCCTTGAAGCGATGAAAGCGGCTCAGATGGATTTACACCAAGCCAAAAAACACTCGGGGTCAACGGATTTCCGAAAACACCTATATCATTCAGCACTAGATGAAAAGGGTTATGAAACAGCATCTTTTTCTCGAGTTCAGCTTTCAGTCCATTCAATTGATTTTCTGATGAATCGCCTAGGAAAGAAAGTGTAATATGGTAGTCCCTTGTCCCCGTCCACTTTTTCAGGGGAAGAACCGATTTTGCTTGTGTAGAGAATGCGGCGATTTGCTGTTGGATCCGTTCTGGTAATGGTACTGCCAAAAATGTATGTCGTCCCATCGCAACCTCCATACTTAGTTTGTTCTTAGTTTACCAAAAAGAGCGAATGTCTTGTACGCTTTCTACTAATAATGTAAAAAGATATATGACTAAGACGGGAAAATAGAGAGGAATACTAGGATTTGATATACTTAGAACGATGATTTAAGATACCGAATTTAAGGAAGTGTATAAAGTGAAAGTCGTTAATAACATAGCTGAACTAATTGGAGATACACCATTTGTAAAATTGAATCGTTTACCAGATCCGGACGGCGCTGATGTATATTTGAAGCTAGAGTCTTTTAATCCGAGTGGAAGCATTAAAGACCGTGCAGCGTTCAATATGCTGACGGAGGCAGAAAAACAAGGAAGATTAAAGGCGGGCTCGACGATTATCGAACCGACATCCGGCAACACAGGAATCGGATTGGCGATGAATGCAGCAGCCAAAGGGTACAAAGCGATGATCGTCATGCCGGATACGATGACAAAGGAACGGATTAATCTTTTAAAAGCATATGGAGCCGAAGTCGTATTGACTCCAGGAGATGAAAAGATGCCCGGTGCGATCGCAAAGGCAAAGGAGCTCGTCAACGAGATCCCGAACAGCTTTATGCCCATGCAGTTCGAAAACCCAGCGAATCCTGATGCCCATCGGAATACGACAGCAATCGAGATCTTGGAAGCAGCAAAAGAAATCGGTAAGAATTTTAAAATGTTTGTCTCACCAGCGGGTACGGGTGGCACGATCACCGGAACTGGAGAAACGTTGAAAAAACATATGCCAAAACTTCATATCAAGGTAGTTGAACCACAAGGATCCCCTGTATTGTCCGGTGGAAAGCCTGGTAAGCATAAACTCGTCGGTACAAGCCCAGGGTTCATCCCGTCGATTCTCAACCAAGATGTGTATGATGAAATCCAACAAATTACCGATGTGGAAGCATACGATACAACACACAAGCTTGCACGAGAAGAAGGAATCCTTGTCGGACCATCCTCTGGTGCAGCAGTGTACGCTGCAATACAAGCGGCAAAAGATCTGACACCTGATGATGTGGTCATCTCAATGACGTGTGATTCAGGAGAACGCTACCTTTCAAGCGACCTGTTTGATTTTGAAGTAAAATAGAGTGACTGCTAAACCTCCTGGAATGGGAGGTTTTTTCTTTTTTTCACGTAAAGAAGTATAATAATACTTTCTTTAGTACAAGTGCAAGGGCCTTTAGGTCATCCTTTAGGGCTAAGGTTCAGCCTGCGCCGAGGCTTGGCTTTACCAAGTTTTCTTTGAAAAGAATTGTAAGAAAGTGATACATAATTGCGACTACCTATTAGAGGGGGGATCACTGGAATGGATACGGAGAGGTCTAAGTTACTCAATCAATGCTTAGAAAATTATTACGATGACATATTGAACTTCATGTATTTAAGGCTGAACAACCACCAAGATGCAGAGGATATGACGCAAACCGTTTTTCTGCAAATAATGAAGGCAATTGAAAACTATCGAGGTGAATCCTCATTGCGGACATGGGTATTCCAAATTGCCCGAAACACCTTGGTTAATGAATATCGGCAAAAAAGCTCACTCAAGCGCTTATTTGATCGACTGAAACAACATGTACGCTTTCAAAGTAATGAACCATCCCCTCATAAAAATATTGAACTTTTCTCGTTACTGGACTCGCTCAACGAACGGGACTGCGAGTTGATTATTTTAAAACACTATTTCGGTTTCACTTATGGAGAGATATCGAAAATAACCGGATTAACCTCAAGCAATATCGGTGTAAGGCTAGCTCGGGCAATCCAACTTTTAAATCGTGATCAAAATGATGGAGGTGATCATATTGAACAAAAAAGCCGATAACCTCTTTGATGATTTTCAACCGTTGAAACGCAATGAAAAAGCATATAATCGATTGGAGCGGAAACTGAATAACCGGTCGAACTCCTTTTTTATAAAGCAGCCGATTATGAAGTTCAGTGCAGCAATCATCGTTTTGTTCGTTTTCATAGGATCTGTAACGATATTCTTTTCCGGTTTATCTTTCTCTCCTTTTACATCATCAAGTCCTGAGGATACCGAAATGGCTAAGGTTACCAAACGACATTATATATTTTCCGATGAAAGTGAACATTGGACGGCAAAGGTGATTTCGAACTCGATTCAATTGGTTTCTGAACAAAATAATACAGTCCAACTCGAAGGATCAAGTGAATCCAACCTTCATTTAACCTTTAAGGGTAAGGATGTAAAATCCATTTCTGGCTTTAGTTATAAGATTGAAGGACCCGGGTTTAGTTCTGAATTAAATGAATCTAATCCTTTTTATAACGGCAATACTCTTACTTCCCACCTTACGAATGATATTATTTATAAAAATGAGTCCATTAAGGTGAAAGTAACATGGAATGGAAACCAAGAATCACTCACATTAACTTATGACGATTCTTCATCCTCAGAATCCCAATACAAGAGAGCGTTGAACCTTTCGCCAGTAACAATGAAAACGTACGAGGAATCCTTTGCCAAATGGGATACCAATGGGTTTGTTGGAGATGAGGGGTTCCAAATCAGCACTGTTTCCTGGGATGAGAAGATGATCCTTTTCGATCACTTTGAACCGAGTCTGTTGGCAAAAGGCGGCAGCCTTACACAATCTGTTATTTTCACGTTTCCAGATCAAGAGCTTTTTCCGTATAAACTCCGAATCAAAGCCAAACATTCGGATGGACATGAAATGATGATTTGGAAAGGGGATGTTTCCACACAATACGCCAAACAATATAACGATCGTTTAGCGGTCCCGGCCGTCGTCAAGTTTGGTAAGGAAGGAAAATGGAAGCTAACGGCTTTTTATGAGGATGAGAAGCTTGGTACGGTTTCAATTGATGTACGGAAACAAAACGACCCTCCTGAATACAACATGTTGTTCCAAGACGATAATGTTTGGGGATACAATTTCGGAATACGTTCCTTAATTGAAAAAAGTAGCGTAACACCGAATGCCCCCGTCTTGGTCACTGGGAAAAACCATATGCAAAAGGTGGCGTGGTTGTTCAGAAATATTTCTGATGGTCCTGTCATCATTATTGGACAACACGAATCCGGAATAGAACACTTTGTCAGCACCTTTGATTCCTTGATGGCTGGCATACACGGTGCAGATTTCCACCATATTGATGGTCCGCGATTTGAAAAAGAAGGGACTTGGAATGTCAAAGCATTCGCAGATGGAGAGTACCTCGGCAAGATCACCTTCTTGGTAAGACATACCGAATAAAGTAAAAAACAGGGTGACCCGGGCGTCATCCTGTTTTTATTGTGCTAGCTTTATTTAAAAAGTAGAAATTTATGATTAGAAGAATCAATCCTACAAACGTCATGGTCCCGAAGAACAGGTACATAGCAAATAGCGAAAACGCTTCGTAAATCATTCCTCCGAAAAATGTACAGAACCAGCTTCCAAGTCCATTTCCAACTGAGCTGTATAAGGCAACAGCGGTCACCTTAATATCTTTCGGTGCAATCTCGCGAACATATTGAAGTGCAGCAGGGATAAAGAGTCCGATTGAAAGTCCTTGTGCAATCGTTGTGGCATATACAACAGCCAAGGAAGGTTCAGTAAAATAGAATAACCAACGAAGTGCCGATATCAATGTTGCAGTTATAAGAATTTTTTCGATACCCGCCTTCCGGATCCAATTCCCTGAAAACTTCATAAAAGGTGCTTCACTACCGGTTGCAAGCAAAAAGGCGATCCCCACACCAATAAGTGTCCCCCCTAGCTCCTGAATGTAAAGCCCAAAATAAAAATTGTTCGAAAGGATCGGTCCGAACACGGAAAATGTCGTGAACAAGAACAAAACAAACTTCGGCATCCGAAACAGCTTGGAAATTCCTGTTCTTAGATCGACTTGGATGGTGTTGTTTTCTTTTGGCATTGAAAGTACAAAGAGCATACATAAAATAAGTACACCAGCAAAGCAGTAAAAAATTATTTTTAATCCCGTTGTTTCAGCAAGAGTTCCCATTACAAAAACTGCCAATGCAAATCCCACCGCTCCCCACAAGCGGAAGTTACCGTAATCTTTTTTCGTCGCCGTAACATAATTCAATGTAATACTGTCTGATACTGGGATGATTGCACTTTGGAAAACTGCAAGTAAAATCGAGAATATGATAAATGCTATGTACGAATCAGAAAATGAATACGGAATTGCAAGTAATCCTGTTAGGCACAATGCTAAAAGCAGCACACCTCTAGGCTTCCTTGTATAATCACAAATTACTCCCCAAATCGGTTGGGCGATAATCATGACAACTGGACTGACAGACAAGATTGCTCCAATCTGTGTCCCAGATAAATGAATTTCCTGCTTTAAGTATACACTCAACAATGGATATAGCGTTCCCATTCCGAAAAAGAAGAACAAATAAAATAGACTGATATTTACAGAGGTCTTGTCTACGCTTCGATACATATGTGTGTGTCTCCTATCCCTCTTATACAATGATTCCATTGTCGATTGTACCCTACTTTCCAGAGTTTGCAAAAAGATTGACTTCCGATTTTACTCTGGTCCTTTCTTTGGTTGTTCATGAGGAGCGTTTTCCCTTTTTCCCGCTCCAAACCATCCGTATGAACCCGCCATAGCGAGCGCTTCCCCTTTTTTCCTCGCTCAACTGTCTTCATAAACCTTCCATGAAGACACTTTGTTCGATGTTTCGCCATTTTCTGTCCTCATAACGAGTGAGTTGGACAAAGATATAAAGAAAACTCGGCGATTGCCGAGCCTTCAGGCGAGAGCAGAGAGTAGTTGCGCTTATACTATAGAAAGCATTTTTATACTTTCTTAACGTGTAAAAAAGACAGAATCCACAAAATGAGGATCCTGACTTTAACTAAAACTTTATCTCGCTAATTCATAAATCGCTTCAGCATATATGGCTGCAGCTTTTAAAATATTGTCAACATCAACATATTCATCCTTTTGATGAGCTAACCCTTCTTCACCCGGGAACAATGCTCCGAATGCTACCCCAGCATCCAATGATCGAGCGTACGTGCCGCCACCGATTGAAATCAAATGGCCTTCTTCCCCAGTCTGTTTTTCATAGACACCCATCAGTATTTTGATCAAGTGATGCTCTTTCGGAACATGGTGAGGCGTCAGGTGTTCAATCTCATTCAATTGATAACCGTATTGCTCACCAGTCTTGATCAATTTTACATGTGTCGTTTTAAAGTCGTGTTTGACAGGATAGCGAAGGTTCAAACCAAACCTTCCGCCTTCCTTAACTGAATAACTCATGATTCCCGTATTTAAAGTAAGAGGCCCAGTAATATCATCCTCATCCTTGATTTCAAGTTTACGTCCCTCCGTGTCATCGGTTAAATAACCATTAGCAAGATCGATAAACTTCTGACCTTCTTGATCGAAGGAAAAACGGGATAAAAATCTCAATAAATAAAAACCTGCATTCTTCCCTTTCTCTGGATGACTGCCGTGAAAAGATAGACCCTCTAGATGCAATGTAATATGGTCATTTTCTACACTCACATCGCCATCCACCTGATGTTCTTCAAGAAAGCGTTCAAAATCAGCCGACAGTGTTTCCTGATTCATCTTCCCCACTAAAACTGCCTCAGCATGATCAGGCACCATATTCAACCGTCTCCCAGATTGAAAGGATAATAACTGTACATCCCCACCGTTTGATTCTGACGTACTGACCTGCTTCCATTCACAATCGAACAAGCCTTTTTCAGCATAAATGATTGGAAAGCTGGCATCCGGTGCAAACCCGACAGTCGGCATCTCCTCATGCTTGAAATAGTGCTTTACACATTGCCAATTACTCTCCTCATCCGTACCAATGATCATCCGTACCCGTTTGTTCAGCTTCAGTCCAAGCTCA encodes the following:
- a CDS encoding YtzH-like family protein produces the protein MPLQTKDQLTLLADILRTHQLDQCGSQSECQQLERLTNSLLQNPSTPPELRETLSSIHTYSQQGNQAGSINGHIQGHQGHLMQWMTTLNS
- a CDS encoding cell wall hydrolase, with translation MPRVKYTSADVDLMARMMRAEAEGEGKQGMLYVGNIIVNRGVADCLDFANVRTIREVIYQVQGGNYSFEAVQKGNVFYNRARSVEKRLARKNLDYWRQHPAKYGLWYFNPYGPCPQTWFGQPFSGQFKNHCFYEPAAGTCASVY
- a CDS encoding IS3 family transposase (programmed frameshift), with amino-acid sequence MSKKCFTKKEIELLSKNPYVKSVTSKAITYTDEFKQLFIVQKERGKFSREIFEEYGFDTEIIGTRRIKCSAERWGKAYRKNGALGLQDARRGQSGRPRKRELSNEEKYARLEAENNLLKAENELLKKIKFAERGLKKKELILSADQKFVLIRYIIEKYKLKNMITYLCKSAGVSRQGYYNYFSAKQVKRRREKEKKDEVVRDVILKAFHFKNRKKGARQIKMILAGQFNIVYNLKRIGRVMNKYGIVCPIRRANPYKRIMKATQEHKVVSNQLNREFKQEVPYKVLLTDITYLYFGKGERAYLSTIIDASTNEVLAHNVSDRITLDIAMDTLKKLKKNRKVKLAKGAYIHSDQGSHYTSPVYQKLVKKHRLGQSMSRRGNCWDNAPQESFFGHFKDLAEIKSCKTLKDLKREVKTAIKYYNSYRYQWNMKKMTPVQYRDHLLNAA
- a CDS encoding phosphotransferase family protein, with the translated sequence MKHILGSGWQVKPAGGATGEAYIAQFGEEKIFLKRNSSPFLAVLSAEGIVPKLLWTKRLENGDVITAQHWLDGRELKAAEMSRDLVAKLLSKIHRSQELVSMMHRLGKHPVTPAEVVTKLEDKLDKNDKFRNEIQPFLHFLNTNVQNVHTDNYVVCHGDVNHNNWLLNDEEHLFLIDWDGAVIADPALDLAMLLYWYIPNHEWEQWLHSYGIQLTKPLQVRMHWYIVAQTIDSVFWHMDRGQIEQADYWVDYLSHLDQYIYH
- a CDS encoding diacylglycerol kinase family protein, with product MKKLLIFIINPCAGNGRGTKVWKKIKRELQRKNVHFRSFLTERPGHAEDLAKQMAHMHQDHLKGIIAIGGDGTVHEVINGLVHHDRVPVGFISAGSGNDFARGYHIPKSPIKALNRILSYRPIRVKRYDLGEYRLEKRKHKPGYFASSLGVGFDGEVTKQTNQSKSKGLFNKFGLGTLAYVYMLLKVAMTYKPFHLDLTIDGREYRFEEVWFATTTNIEHFGGGMKISPGAKPNDGILNICIVHNLSRSKLFFLFGTVFFGIHTKLKEVEMFTGKEIELSTMGPVTVHADGEVIGQSPVNIEVKQSRSIII
- the thpR gene encoding RNA 2',3'-cyclic phosphodiesterase, with the translated sequence MGRHTFLAVPLPERIQQQIAAFSTQAKSVLPLKKWTGTRDYHITLSFLGDSSENQLNGLKAELEKKMLFHNPFHLVLNDIGVFGNPLTPSVFWLGVNPSEPLSSLQGDVEAACSTAGFRIENRSYRPHITIGKRWNGAAGQSVSLKELPTPDYLESLDWKVDEIILYEIHPQQQPMYVPWHRFRLDQEEH
- the cysK gene encoding cysteine synthase A, with the translated sequence MKVVNNIAELIGDTPFVKLNRLPDPDGADVYLKLESFNPSGSIKDRAAFNMLTEAEKQGRLKAGSTIIEPTSGNTGIGLAMNAAAKGYKAMIVMPDTMTKERINLLKAYGAEVVLTPGDEKMPGAIAKAKELVNEIPNSFMPMQFENPANPDAHRNTTAIEILEAAKEIGKNFKMFVSPAGTGGTITGTGETLKKHMPKLHIKVVEPQGSPVLSGGKPGKHKLVGTSPGFIPSILNQDVYDEIQQITDVEAYDTTHKLAREEGILVGPSSGAAVYAAIQAAKDLTPDDVVISMTCDSGERYLSSDLFDFEVK
- a CDS encoding RNA polymerase sigma factor produces the protein MDTERSKLLNQCLENYYDDILNFMYLRLNNHQDAEDMTQTVFLQIMKAIENYRGESSLRTWVFQIARNTLVNEYRQKSSLKRLFDRLKQHVRFQSNEPSPHKNIELFSLLDSLNERDCELIILKHYFGFTYGEISKITGLTSSNIGVRLARAIQLLNRDQNDGGDHIEQKSR
- a CDS encoding MFS transporter, translating into MYRSVDKTSVNISLFYLFFFFGMGTLYPLLSVYLKQEIHLSGTQIGAILSVSPVVMIIAQPIWGVICDYTRKPRGVLLLALCLTGLLAIPYSFSDSYIAFIIFSILLAVFQSAIIPVSDSITLNYVTATKKDYGNFRLWGAVGFALAVFVMGTLAETTGLKIIFYCFAGVLILCMLFVLSMPKENNTIQVDLRTGISKLFRMPKFVLFLFTTFSVFGPILSNNFYFGLYIQELGGTLIGVGIAFLLATGSEAPFMKFSGNWIRKAGIEKILITATLISALRWLFYFTEPSLAVVYATTIAQGLSIGLFIPAALQYVREIAPKDIKVTAVALYSSVGNGLGSWFCTFFGGMIYEAFSLFAMYLFFGTMTFVGLILLIINFYFLNKASTIKTG